The Deinococcus koreensis genome window below encodes:
- a CDS encoding lipopolysaccharide assembly protein LapA domain-containing protein encodes MRFVSFLQVLLLLSIAAYLLLVTLENPLPVRLPLPLGGGELSLSVGLTVTLFLVLGALYATLLLLPPVWRAQARRRREGQERARVEERLTATLQARLGSMAAPVPGAGMSGGLSSASPSHPSVSHHSAEGAPGSELHLQTPTAAPERDVI; translated from the coding sequence ATGCGGTTCGTGTCCTTTCTTCAGGTGCTGCTTCTGCTGTCCATCGCGGCGTACCTGCTGCTGGTCACGCTGGAGAATCCGCTGCCCGTGCGCCTGCCCCTGCCGCTGGGCGGCGGCGAACTCTCGCTGTCGGTGGGCCTGACCGTCACGCTGTTTCTGGTGCTGGGCGCGCTGTACGCCACGCTGCTGCTGCTGCCGCCCGTGTGGCGTGCCCAGGCCCGCCGCCGCCGCGAGGGGCAGGAGCGCGCGCGGGTCGAGGAGCGGCTGACCGCCACCCTGCAGGCCCGCCTGGGCTCCATGGCCGCGCCAGTGCCCGGCGCTGGCATGAGCGGGGGTCTCAGCAGTGCCAGCCCCAGCCATCCCAGTGTCAGCCACCACAGCGCCGAGGGGGCCCCCGGCAGTGAACTGCACCTGCAGACGCCCACCGCGGCCCCCGAGCGGGACGTGATATGA
- a CDS encoding single-stranded-DNA-specific exonuclease RecJ, translating to MSPRSSQAPDRPEASWLLAPPASREELLSVMRTWRVSPPVAQVLSGRGLTPALLDPPLSPTPNPALREAARRLVRAMGANKRIRIHGDYDADGVSATAVLVLGLRALGADVHGFIPHRLNEGYGVHPDKVEEHAAACEVLVTVDCGVTNVQEVAALVARGLEVIVTDHHAPGPDFPAALVVHPSLTDHYDHALHNLTGAGVAYHLLWAVHSELGLPEPRALSALATLGTVADVAPLIGENRALVRAGLDALAETELPGLRALLEAGRVRRPTARDVAFILAPRINAAGRLGEADIALELLTTASAHDARRLAEYLEIRNVERRKLQDDMFEQALGIADPSDPALVVTHEGWHAGVMGIVASKLLETFHKPVFIIAQGKGSVRSTPGISAVDGLRFSDDLLRRYGGHPGAAGFAIEDGQLSAFRERIHAFVRQFPAPRARVRLDAGLPILGATPDLLTETAAFEPFGEGHAPPLWHVRDHLSETRLVGKRGDSLQFRVGPLRGIKYGEHDDTPGERDLASHLVSSEWRGQSRLEFHAQALRPPGQVTLDVSESGASVPRLQPQGAMEHLRAGASAYALGPVAAYLKDNVPGLTLVEGGEAHPGGELILYALPAEDDLRRWLADGRVAFAFGPKTLSELEGALTRHHLAAPPPNPLQDATLDDPHMEAAADAYRRWQWAHHHKVLDDAGWSASVYAMLGLPALATPDHDRALSPA from the coding sequence ATGAGCCCGAGATCCAGCCAGGCGCCCGACCGGCCCGAAGCGTCATGGCTCCTGGCGCCGCCCGCCAGCCGCGAGGAACTGCTCTCGGTGATGCGGACGTGGCGGGTCTCGCCGCCGGTGGCGCAGGTGCTGAGCGGGCGCGGGCTGACCCCGGCGCTGCTCGACCCGCCGCTCTCCCCCACCCCCAACCCGGCCCTGCGGGAAGCGGCGCGGCGGCTGGTGCGGGCGATGGGAGCGAACAAACGCATCCGTATCCACGGCGACTACGACGCCGACGGCGTGAGCGCCACCGCCGTGCTGGTGCTGGGCCTGCGGGCACTGGGCGCCGACGTGCACGGCTTCATTCCCCACCGGCTGAACGAGGGCTACGGGGTTCACCCCGACAAGGTCGAGGAACACGCCGCGGCCTGCGAGGTGCTGGTCACGGTGGACTGCGGCGTGACCAACGTGCAGGAGGTCGCGGCGCTCGTGGCGCGGGGCCTGGAGGTCATCGTCACGGATCACCACGCGCCGGGCCCCGATTTCCCGGCGGCGCTGGTCGTCCACCCGAGCCTCACCGATCACTACGACCACGCCCTGCACAACCTGACCGGCGCGGGCGTGGCCTACCACCTGCTGTGGGCGGTGCACAGCGAACTGGGCCTGCCCGAACCCCGCGCCCTGAGCGCCCTGGCGACGCTGGGCACGGTGGCCGACGTGGCCCCGCTGATCGGTGAGAACCGCGCCCTGGTGCGCGCCGGGCTGGACGCGCTGGCCGAGACCGAGCTGCCGGGCCTGCGGGCGCTGCTGGAGGCCGGGCGGGTGCGGCGGCCCACCGCCCGCGACGTGGCCTTCATCCTGGCGCCGCGCATCAACGCGGCCGGCCGGCTGGGCGAGGCCGACATCGCGCTGGAGCTGCTGACCACCGCCAGCGCCCACGACGCCCGGCGGCTGGCCGAATACCTGGAGATCCGCAACGTCGAGCGCCGCAAGCTGCAGGACGACATGTTCGAGCAGGCGCTGGGCATCGCCGACCCGTCCGACCCCGCGCTGGTGGTCACGCACGAGGGCTGGCACGCGGGCGTGATGGGCATCGTGGCGAGCAAGCTCCTCGAGACCTTCCACAAGCCGGTGTTCATCATCGCGCAGGGCAAGGGTTCGGTGAGGAGCACGCCGGGCATCAGCGCCGTGGACGGCCTGCGCTTCAGCGATGACCTGCTCCGGCGCTACGGGGGGCATCCGGGCGCCGCCGGCTTCGCCATCGAGGATGGGCAGCTCAGCGCCTTCCGCGAGCGCATCCACGCCTTCGTGCGGCAGTTCCCGGCCCCCCGGGCGCGCGTGCGGCTGGACGCCGGGCTGCCGATCCTGGGCGCCACCCCCGACCTGCTCACCGAAACGGCCGCCTTCGAGCCCTTCGGGGAGGGCCATGCGCCCCCGCTGTGGCACGTGCGCGACCACCTCAGCGAGACCCGGCTGGTGGGCAAGCGCGGCGACAGCCTGCAGTTCAGGGTGGGGCCGCTCCGGGGCATCAAGTACGGCGAGCACGACGACACGCCGGGCGAGCGCGACCTGGCCTCTCATCTGGTGAGCAGCGAGTGGCGCGGACAGAGCCGCCTGGAATTCCACGCCCAGGCGCTGCGCCCCCCCGGTCAGGTCACCCTGGACGTGTCGGAGAGCGGCGCCAGCGTGCCCCGCCTGCAGCCGCAGGGGGCCATGGAACACCTGCGCGCGGGGGCCAGCGCCTACGCCCTGGGGCCGGTCGCAGCCTACCTGAAGGACAACGTGCCGGGCCTGACCCTGGTGGAGGGCGGCGAGGCGCATCCGGGCGGCGAGCTGATCCTCTACGCCCTGCCGGCCGAGGACGACCTGCGGCGCTGGCTCGCGGACGGGCGCGTGGCCTTCGCCTTCGGGCCCAAGACCCTCTCGGAGCTGGAGGGCGCCCTGACCCGCCACCACCTGGCCGCCCCGCCGCCCAACCCGCTGCAGGACGCGACCCTGGACGATCCTCACATGGAGGCCGCCGCCGACGCCTACCGCCGCTGGCAGTGGGCGCACCACCACAAGGTGCTCGACGACGCCGGCTGGAGCGCGAGCGTGTACGCCATGCTGGGGCTGCCGGCCCTGGCA